A part of Cotesia glomerata isolate CgM1 linkage group LG4, MPM_Cglom_v2.3, whole genome shotgun sequence genomic DNA contains:
- the LOC123263436 gene encoding WD repeat-containing protein 7 isoform X7, whose product MTEEGSLVVPIVLWGKVPPTHCISCMYLSRDQKTLVTGCYDGHVCLWQVDPETLKMTPRSLMVGHTGAVMCLSRASDVLELDYIVSCSENGEMCTWDLVNGNCRENVKIAYIHTQMFAYVSTGSDKVSLFCSGYYPEVLVMDPFSLEILYTLSSRVNPDWISALQVLRPAKRKGRFLVHTNDVVLAITTTGTVKVWSLFGKEQQTKEPIYENESKQIKCMNALAMTCCAYNHRTVLLVSSGSWQVYDAADFSLLCSVNAPQKERWVAGDFLSTDQVLIWTDEGHGYIYKLPSNKLKGKALSSSVAENHDFHTSSIESDQPYSFCTLSYPGEKPLSCPPTMKLVTATRQNKPVKYLIRGDSEGVIMIWTVPEMTTQQIVDINKNDSVPIMPPSIITSLSAAWEAMKPPPVGILDQMDTGESIKLTACIYLPQQSRLVVGREDGSIIIVPATQTVMLQLLHGNHQHFDDWPPHQVLMGHSGRVNCLLYPHSHSPRYDRTHLVSGSVDFAVCLWDLYTGNMIHRFCVHAGEITQLTITPDNASPRIQKCICSVASDHSVTLLSLAERKCVVLASRHLFPVTTIKWRPLDDFMIVGCSDGAVYVWQMETGHLDRVLHGIIAEEVLFACSDNTIITGDATAGGELGLANPAVHFFRGLRHRNLSAIRHATQRGLHQLQQLHGGHGDHHDSQLKTKDYPLNIEGFRGNPKDPEGHILFFNVEALIVQLLSDEYGSMSPGSLEAQGLISASEYQKVAALTQSASPDAHKKIAGILAKMKEGAENVHTKLQAKAESVGLKPLNLDGKGEGWNNGDSRNTLKRNGNFNEPNATMEIAQLLLSLLHAWGMDPDLDRVCESKLGLLRPMVPVSFGVICKSSYMTLLLPTWHQQLDLKIEPTQLEQRLPIELVRQDRLTKAFTARAHWELSTTLTSNHLLTVVALANTLMSMNNATFVPEQERNRKMHRPGNRAGVNWNKAEEENEEMYTVQQAQIKQGWSLLATLHCVLLPDKVAALGGVKTFKRPLVEMMACRWQDQCLELREAAQALLLAELGRLGPKGRKSLVDYWAQYLPKDPPKESAPQQQNHSNSPSSSSPVPNSDSKKSDSESNHEGNHADEICNSRRPNEAEIRTKEHTAIVLLGVIGAEFGQNVSTTGNQRRDGERRKSSVVEGFGIGNNNLARLTSMSLMRLLLDPRQFNQQTHSSLRRAAIDLIGRGFTVWEPYLDISKVLLGLLEMCCDADKLVPSMTYGLPLTPQADTCRTARHALTLIATARPAAFITTMAREVARFNAIQQNSQTLNVNVNSNILARAKPEILRIVEQLIDKMQSEMSDLLVEVMDIILHCLDPGHLKTKPLNEVFPAVCRFNQVSHCSASRRIAVGGRVGQLALYELRGTVKCQTVSAHQASVTALAFSPEGKFLVSYSCTENKLCFWQQTSSGMFGLGNSQTRCVKSYSTAPMNDVMRLNPMRLARLIWINNRTVTLMLADGSETRFNV is encoded by the exons ATGACGGAAGAAGGAAGCTTAGTGGTTCCAATAGTGCTTTGGGGTAAAGTGCCACCCACCCACTGCATATCATGCATGTACTTGTCTCGTGATCAGAAGACCTTGGTCACGGGATGCTACGATGGTCACGTTTGTTTATGGCAGGTTGATCCTGAAACActcaag ATGACACCCAGAAGTCTGATGGTCGGACACACAGGTGCGGTGATGTGTCTCAGTCGGGCCAGTGATGTTTTGGAGTTGGATTACATCGTCAGCTGCAGCGAAAACGGGGAAATGTGTACCTGGGATCTGGTTAATGGAAATTGCAGAGAAAATGTCAAAATTGCTTACATTCACACTCAGATGTTTGCTTATGTTTCTACAGGCAGTGATAAAGTTTCATTGTTTTGTTCtgg GTATTATCCAGAAGTGTTAGTAATGGACCCATTCAGTTTGGAAATATTATATACGTTAAGTTCACGTGTAAATCCAGACTGGATTAGCGCATTACAAGTACTGAGGCCGGCCAAACGGAAAGGTCGGTTCTTAGTACACACAA atgacgTGGTACTTGCTATCACGACAACGGGTACTGTCAAGGTGTGGTCGCTGTTTGGCAAGGAGCAACAAACCAAGGAACCGATTTATGAAAATGAGAGCAAACAGATTAAGTGTATGAATGCGCTTGCGATGACCTGCTGTGCTTACAATCATCGCACTGTTTTGCTCGTTAGTTCTGGTAGTTGGCAG gTCTACGATGCTGCTGATTTTTCATTACTTTGTTCTGTAAATGCACCTCAAAAAGAGCGTTGGGTTGCTGGAGATTTTCTATCGACGGATCAAGTACTAATTTGGACTGATGAAGGTCATggttacatttataaattaccaTCAAA CAAGCTGAAGGGCAAGGCTCTCAGCAG CAGCGTTGCGGAGAATCATGACTTTCATACATCTTCAATCGAGAGCGATCAACCCTACAGTTTTTGTACTCTGTCTTATCCGGGCGaaaag ccTTTGTCATGTCCACCGACGATGAAATTAGTGACAGCAACGCGCCAAAACAAGccagtaaaatatttaattcgcGGAGACAGCGAAGGCGTGATAATGATTTGGACCGTACCAGAGATGACAACCCAGCAGATTGTCGACATCAACAAAAACGATTCAGTACCAATAATGCCGCCGTCAATAATCACCAGCTTATCAGCCGCCTGGGAGGCTATGAAACCACCACCAGTAGGAATCCTCGACCAAATGGACACCGGAGAGTCGATAAAACTGACAGCTTGTATATATTTACCCCAACAAAGTCGGCTGGTTGTTGGTCGCGAAGATGGTAGCATAATAATTGTCCCAGCTACGCAAACAGTAATGCTGCAATTGCTGCATGGAAATCACCAGCATTTCGACGACTGGCCACCTCATCAAGTTCTCATGGGACACTCTGGACGTGTTAATTGTCTCTTGTATCCTCACAGCCATTCTCCTCGATACGACCGTACGCATTTAGTTTCTGGGTCTGTTGACTTCGCGGTTTGCTTATGGGATCTTTATACTGGAAATATGATCCACCGATTCTGCGTCCACGCCGGTGAAATCACGCAATTGACAATTACTCCTGATAATGCTAGT ccgCGAATACAAAAATGTATATGCAGCGTAGCTTCAGACCACAGCGTGACTCTTCTATCTTTGGCTGAAAGAAAGTGCGTGGTACTTGCCTCGCGTCATTTATTCCCAGTTACTACGATAAAGTGGCGACCATTGGACGACTTTATGATAGTCGGGTGCTCTGATGGTGCTGTTTATGTATGGCAAATGGAAACTGGACATCTCGATCGTGTTTTGCATGGAATTATTGCTGAGGAAGTTTTGTTTGCTTGTAGTGATAATACTATTATTACTGGCGATGCTACTGCTGGTGGAGAACTTGGTCTCGCTAATCCTGCTGTTCATTTCtttag GGGACTAAGACACCGTAACTTGTCAGCTATCCGACATGCAACTCAACGAGGATTGCACCAACTGCAACAGCTCCATGGTGGACATGGTGATCACCATGACAGTCAACTGAAAACTAAAGATTATCCACTAAATATCGAGGGATTCCGAGGGAACCCCAAGGACCCCGAAGGCCATATTTTGTTCTTCAACGTCGAAGCGCTTATAG TACAATTATTGAGCGACGAGTATGGCTCGATGTCTCCTGGATCATTAGAGGCACAGGGCTTAATTTCAGCCTCCGAGTACCAAAAAGTTGCGGCCCTCACTCAATCCGCGAGTCCTGACgctcataaaaaaatagcag gaATTTTGGCTAAAATGAAGGAAGGAGCCGAGAATGTACACACTAAATTACAAGCTAAGGCTGAGAGTGTTGGCCTCAAGCCGTTAAATCTTGACGGCAAAG GAGAAGGATGGAACAATGGGGACTCGAGAAATACCTTAAAACGGAATGGCAATTTCAATGAGCCTAATGCGACGATGGAAATAGCGCAATTACTACTGAGTCTTCTTCATGCCTGGGGAATGGATCCAGATCTGGATCGAGTTTGTGAAAGTAAATTAGGATTATTACGACCTATGGTACCTGTTTCTTTTGGTGTTATATGTAAATcaa GCTACATGACTTTGCTATTACCAACATGGCACCAACAACTAGACCTAAAAATCGAGCCTACACAATTAGAACAACGTCTACCAATCGAATTAGTCCGCCAAGACCGCCTAACAAAAGCATTTACCGCCCGCGCGCACTGGGAACTATCAACCACACTAACATCAAACCACCTCCTAACAGTAGTCGCCTTAGCGAACACCCTGATGTCTATGAACAACGCGACATTCGTACCAGAACAGGAGCGAAACCGCAAAATGCACCGTCCAGGGAACCGCGCGGGAGTTAACTGGAACAAAGCCGAGGAAGAAAACGAAGAAATGTACACAGTCCAACAGGCCCAAATAAAACAAGGCTGGTCCCTATTAGCAACCCTTCACTGCGTCCTTTTACCCGACAAAGTAGCAGCCCTAGGAGGAGTCAAGACCTTCAAGCGTCCTTTGGTAGAAATGATGGCCTGTCGGTGGCAGGACCAGTGCCTGGAACTCCGAGAAGCTGCCCAGGCGCTTCTTCTAGCCGAGCTGGGCAGATTGGGTCCCAAAGGGAGAAAATCTCTGGTGGATTACTGGGCACAGTATCTTCCCAAGGACCCTCCCAAAGAATCTGCTCCCCAGCAGCAGAACCACAGTAACAGTCCTTCATCTTCCAGTCCCGTGCCTAACTCCGACAGCAAAAAGAGCGACTCCGAGTCTAATCACGAGGGCAATCACGCAGATGAAATTTGCAACTCGCGTAGACCGAATGAAGCCGAGATCAGGACCAAGGAGCACACTGCGATAGTATTATTAGGAGTAATTGGCGCTGAGTTTGGTCAGAATGTCTCGACGACGGGGAACCAACGTCGTGATGGTGAAAGAAGAAAGAGTTCTGTTGTTGAAGGCTTTGGAATTGGAAATAACAATTTAGCGAGATTGACCAGCATGTCGTTGATGCGTTTGCTGTTGGATCCTCGTCAGTTTAACCAGCAAACTCACTCGTCCCTTCGTCGAGCTGCTATTGATTTAATCGGCCGTGGGTTCACTGTTTGGGAACCTTATCTTGATATCTCCAAGGTGCTTCTAGGTCTGCTGGAGATGTGCTGCGATGCTGATAAATTGGTGCCCAGTATGACCTACGGACTGCCTTTGACTCCTCAAGCTGACACTTGTCGCACAGCGAGGCATGCTTTGACTCTTATTGCCACTGCTCGGCCTGCTGCATTCATCACGACGATGGCTCGAGAAGTCGCGAGGTTCAATGCGATCCAACAGAATTCCCAGACGCTTAATGTCAATGTTAATTCTAATATCCTGGCTAGGGCCAAGCCGGAGATTCTGAGGATTGTTGAGCAGCTGATTGATAAAATGCAGAGCGAGATGAGCGACTTGTTGGTTGAAGTGATGGATATTATTCTGCACTGTCTTGACCCAGGTCACTTGAAGACCAAACCACTTAACGAAGTTTTCCCGGCTGTTTGCAGATTTAATCag GTCAGTCACTGCTCAGCTTCACGTCGAATAGCGGTCGGCGGTCGCGTAGGTCAATTAGCGCTCTATGAATTAAGGGGTACCGTTAAATGTCAAACGGTGTCTGCTCATCAAGCTTCTGTCACGGCGTTGGCGTTCTCACCCGAgggaaaatttttagtcagtTATTCTTGCacggaaaataaattatgctTCTGGCAG cAAACAAGTAGCGGAATGTTCGGATTAGGTAATTCTCAAACCCGCTGCGTCAAATCATACAGTACAGCACCAATGAATGATGTCATGAGATTAAATCCAATGCGGCTGGCCCGTTTGATTTGGATTAACAACCGTACTGTTACATTGATGCTCGCGGATGGTTCAGAAACACgctttaatgtttaa
- the LOC123263436 gene encoding WD repeat-containing protein 7 isoform X2, translated as MTEEGSLVVPIVLWGKVPPTHCISCMYLSRDQKTLVTGCYDGHVCLWQVDPETLKMTPRSLMVGHTGAVMCLSRASDVLELDYIVSCSENGEMCTWDLVNGNCRENVKIAYIHTQMFAYVSTGSDKVSLFCSGYYPEVLVMDPFSLEILYTLSSRVNPDWISALQVLRPAKRKGRFLVHTNDVVLAITTTGTVKVWSLFGKEQQTKEPIYENESKQIKCMNALAMTCCAYNHRTVLLVSSGSWQVYDAADFSLLCSVNAPQKERWVAGDFLSTDQVLIWTDEGHGYIYKLPSNKLKGKALSSVAENHDFHTSSIESDQPYSFCTLSYPGEKPLSCPPTMKLVTATRQNKPVKYLIRGDSEGVIMIWTVPEMTTQQIVDINKNDSVPIMPPSIITSLSAAWEAMKPPPVGILDQMDTGESIKLTACIYLPQQSRLVVGREDGSIIIVPATQTVMLQLLHGNHQHFDDWPPHQVLMGHSGRVNCLLYPHSHSPRYDRTHLVSGSVDFAVCLWDLYTGNMIHRFCVHAGEITQLTITPDNASPRIQKCICSVASDHSVTLLSLAERKCVVLASRHLFPVTTIKWRPLDDFMIVGCSDGAVYVWQMETGHLDRVLHGIIAEEVLFACSDNTIITGDATAGGELGLANPAVHFFRGLRHRNLSAIRHATQRGLHQLQQLHGGHGDHHDSQLKTKDYPLNIEGFRGNPKDPEGHILFFNVEALIVQLLSDEYGSMSPGSLEAQGLISASEYQKVAALTQSASPDAHKKIADFFGRVKDKAGDVEKLLKEKDRHGILAKMKEGAENVHTKLQAKAESVGLKPLNLDGKGEGWNNGDSRNTLKRNGNFNEPNATMEIAQLLLSLLHAWGMDPDLDRVCESKLGLLRPMVPVSFGVICKSSYMTLLLPTWHQQLDLKIEPTQLEQRLPIELVRQDRLTKAFTARAHWELSTTLTSNHLLTVVALANTLMSMNNATFVPEQERNRKMHRPGNRAGVNWNKAEEENEEMYTVQQAQIKQGWSLLATLHCVLLPDKVAALGGVKTFKRPLVEMMACRWQDQCLELREAAQALLLAELGRLGPKGRKSLVDYWAQYLPKDPPKESAPQQQNHSNSPSSSSPVPNSDSKKSDSESNHEGNHADEICNSRRPNEAEIRTKEHTAIVLLGVIGAEFGQNVSTTGNQRRDGERRKSSVVEGFGIGNNNLARLTSMSLMRLLLDPRQFNQQTHSSLRRAAIDLIGRGFTVWEPYLDISKVLLGLLEMCCDADKLVPSMTYGLPLTPQADTCRTARHALTLIATARPAAFITTMAREVARFNAIQQNSQTLNVNVNSNILARAKPEILRIVEQLIDKMQSEMSDLLVEVMDIILHCLDPGHLKTKPLNEVFPAVCRFNQVSHCSASRRIAVGGRVGQLALYELRGTVKCQTVSAHQASVTALAFSPEGKFLVSYSCTENKLCFWQQTSSGMFGLGNSQTRCVKSYSTAPMNDVMRLNPMRLARLIWINNRTVTLMLADGSETRFNV; from the exons ATGACGGAAGAAGGAAGCTTAGTGGTTCCAATAGTGCTTTGGGGTAAAGTGCCACCCACCCACTGCATATCATGCATGTACTTGTCTCGTGATCAGAAGACCTTGGTCACGGGATGCTACGATGGTCACGTTTGTTTATGGCAGGTTGATCCTGAAACActcaag ATGACACCCAGAAGTCTGATGGTCGGACACACAGGTGCGGTGATGTGTCTCAGTCGGGCCAGTGATGTTTTGGAGTTGGATTACATCGTCAGCTGCAGCGAAAACGGGGAAATGTGTACCTGGGATCTGGTTAATGGAAATTGCAGAGAAAATGTCAAAATTGCTTACATTCACACTCAGATGTTTGCTTATGTTTCTACAGGCAGTGATAAAGTTTCATTGTTTTGTTCtgg GTATTATCCAGAAGTGTTAGTAATGGACCCATTCAGTTTGGAAATATTATATACGTTAAGTTCACGTGTAAATCCAGACTGGATTAGCGCATTACAAGTACTGAGGCCGGCCAAACGGAAAGGTCGGTTCTTAGTACACACAA atgacgTGGTACTTGCTATCACGACAACGGGTACTGTCAAGGTGTGGTCGCTGTTTGGCAAGGAGCAACAAACCAAGGAACCGATTTATGAAAATGAGAGCAAACAGATTAAGTGTATGAATGCGCTTGCGATGACCTGCTGTGCTTACAATCATCGCACTGTTTTGCTCGTTAGTTCTGGTAGTTGGCAG gTCTACGATGCTGCTGATTTTTCATTACTTTGTTCTGTAAATGCACCTCAAAAAGAGCGTTGGGTTGCTGGAGATTTTCTATCGACGGATCAAGTACTAATTTGGACTGATGAAGGTCATggttacatttataaattaccaTCAAA CAAGCTGAAGGGCAAGGCTCTCAGCAG CGTTGCGGAGAATCATGACTTTCATACATCTTCAATCGAGAGCGATCAACCCTACAGTTTTTGTACTCTGTCTTATCCGGGCGaaaag ccTTTGTCATGTCCACCGACGATGAAATTAGTGACAGCAACGCGCCAAAACAAGccagtaaaatatttaattcgcGGAGACAGCGAAGGCGTGATAATGATTTGGACCGTACCAGAGATGACAACCCAGCAGATTGTCGACATCAACAAAAACGATTCAGTACCAATAATGCCGCCGTCAATAATCACCAGCTTATCAGCCGCCTGGGAGGCTATGAAACCACCACCAGTAGGAATCCTCGACCAAATGGACACCGGAGAGTCGATAAAACTGACAGCTTGTATATATTTACCCCAACAAAGTCGGCTGGTTGTTGGTCGCGAAGATGGTAGCATAATAATTGTCCCAGCTACGCAAACAGTAATGCTGCAATTGCTGCATGGAAATCACCAGCATTTCGACGACTGGCCACCTCATCAAGTTCTCATGGGACACTCTGGACGTGTTAATTGTCTCTTGTATCCTCACAGCCATTCTCCTCGATACGACCGTACGCATTTAGTTTCTGGGTCTGTTGACTTCGCGGTTTGCTTATGGGATCTTTATACTGGAAATATGATCCACCGATTCTGCGTCCACGCCGGTGAAATCACGCAATTGACAATTACTCCTGATAATGCTAGT ccgCGAATACAAAAATGTATATGCAGCGTAGCTTCAGACCACAGCGTGACTCTTCTATCTTTGGCTGAAAGAAAGTGCGTGGTACTTGCCTCGCGTCATTTATTCCCAGTTACTACGATAAAGTGGCGACCATTGGACGACTTTATGATAGTCGGGTGCTCTGATGGTGCTGTTTATGTATGGCAAATGGAAACTGGACATCTCGATCGTGTTTTGCATGGAATTATTGCTGAGGAAGTTTTGTTTGCTTGTAGTGATAATACTATTATTACTGGCGATGCTACTGCTGGTGGAGAACTTGGTCTCGCTAATCCTGCTGTTCATTTCtttag GGGACTAAGACACCGTAACTTGTCAGCTATCCGACATGCAACTCAACGAGGATTGCACCAACTGCAACAGCTCCATGGTGGACATGGTGATCACCATGACAGTCAACTGAAAACTAAAGATTATCCACTAAATATCGAGGGATTCCGAGGGAACCCCAAGGACCCCGAAGGCCATATTTTGTTCTTCAACGTCGAAGCGCTTATAG TACAATTATTGAGCGACGAGTATGGCTCGATGTCTCCTGGATCATTAGAGGCACAGGGCTTAATTTCAGCCTCCGAGTACCAAAAAGTTGCGGCCCTCACTCAATCCGCGAGTCCTGACgctcataaaaaaatagcag attttttcggcCGTGTCAAGGACAAGGCCGGTGACGTCGAAAAACTTTTAAAGGAAAAAGATCGCCATG gaATTTTGGCTAAAATGAAGGAAGGAGCCGAGAATGTACACACTAAATTACAAGCTAAGGCTGAGAGTGTTGGCCTCAAGCCGTTAAATCTTGACGGCAAAG GAGAAGGATGGAACAATGGGGACTCGAGAAATACCTTAAAACGGAATGGCAATTTCAATGAGCCTAATGCGACGATGGAAATAGCGCAATTACTACTGAGTCTTCTTCATGCCTGGGGAATGGATCCAGATCTGGATCGAGTTTGTGAAAGTAAATTAGGATTATTACGACCTATGGTACCTGTTTCTTTTGGTGTTATATGTAAATcaa GCTACATGACTTTGCTATTACCAACATGGCACCAACAACTAGACCTAAAAATCGAGCCTACACAATTAGAACAACGTCTACCAATCGAATTAGTCCGCCAAGACCGCCTAACAAAAGCATTTACCGCCCGCGCGCACTGGGAACTATCAACCACACTAACATCAAACCACCTCCTAACAGTAGTCGCCTTAGCGAACACCCTGATGTCTATGAACAACGCGACATTCGTACCAGAACAGGAGCGAAACCGCAAAATGCACCGTCCAGGGAACCGCGCGGGAGTTAACTGGAACAAAGCCGAGGAAGAAAACGAAGAAATGTACACAGTCCAACAGGCCCAAATAAAACAAGGCTGGTCCCTATTAGCAACCCTTCACTGCGTCCTTTTACCCGACAAAGTAGCAGCCCTAGGAGGAGTCAAGACCTTCAAGCGTCCTTTGGTAGAAATGATGGCCTGTCGGTGGCAGGACCAGTGCCTGGAACTCCGAGAAGCTGCCCAGGCGCTTCTTCTAGCCGAGCTGGGCAGATTGGGTCCCAAAGGGAGAAAATCTCTGGTGGATTACTGGGCACAGTATCTTCCCAAGGACCCTCCCAAAGAATCTGCTCCCCAGCAGCAGAACCACAGTAACAGTCCTTCATCTTCCAGTCCCGTGCCTAACTCCGACAGCAAAAAGAGCGACTCCGAGTCTAATCACGAGGGCAATCACGCAGATGAAATTTGCAACTCGCGTAGACCGAATGAAGCCGAGATCAGGACCAAGGAGCACACTGCGATAGTATTATTAGGAGTAATTGGCGCTGAGTTTGGTCAGAATGTCTCGACGACGGGGAACCAACGTCGTGATGGTGAAAGAAGAAAGAGTTCTGTTGTTGAAGGCTTTGGAATTGGAAATAACAATTTAGCGAGATTGACCAGCATGTCGTTGATGCGTTTGCTGTTGGATCCTCGTCAGTTTAACCAGCAAACTCACTCGTCCCTTCGTCGAGCTGCTATTGATTTAATCGGCCGTGGGTTCACTGTTTGGGAACCTTATCTTGATATCTCCAAGGTGCTTCTAGGTCTGCTGGAGATGTGCTGCGATGCTGATAAATTGGTGCCCAGTATGACCTACGGACTGCCTTTGACTCCTCAAGCTGACACTTGTCGCACAGCGAGGCATGCTTTGACTCTTATTGCCACTGCTCGGCCTGCTGCATTCATCACGACGATGGCTCGAGAAGTCGCGAGGTTCAATGCGATCCAACAGAATTCCCAGACGCTTAATGTCAATGTTAATTCTAATATCCTGGCTAGGGCCAAGCCGGAGATTCTGAGGATTGTTGAGCAGCTGATTGATAAAATGCAGAGCGAGATGAGCGACTTGTTGGTTGAAGTGATGGATATTATTCTGCACTGTCTTGACCCAGGTCACTTGAAGACCAAACCACTTAACGAAGTTTTCCCGGCTGTTTGCAGATTTAATCag GTCAGTCACTGCTCAGCTTCACGTCGAATAGCGGTCGGCGGTCGCGTAGGTCAATTAGCGCTCTATGAATTAAGGGGTACCGTTAAATGTCAAACGGTGTCTGCTCATCAAGCTTCTGTCACGGCGTTGGCGTTCTCACCCGAgggaaaatttttagtcagtTATTCTTGCacggaaaataaattatgctTCTGGCAG cAAACAAGTAGCGGAATGTTCGGATTAGGTAATTCTCAAACCCGCTGCGTCAAATCATACAGTACAGCACCAATGAATGATGTCATGAGATTAAATCCAATGCGGCTGGCCCGTTTGATTTGGATTAACAACCGTACTGTTACATTGATGCTCGCGGATGGTTCAGAAACACgctttaatgtttaa